The following are encoded in a window of Anaerobaca lacustris genomic DNA:
- the folK gene encoding 2-amino-4-hydroxy-6-hydroxymethyldihydropteridine diphosphokinase codes for MRDTAEPSIAFIGVGSNVEPERNIVAALERLRDKAHVTGSSLFYRTEPIGRPDQPWFINGVWRIDTILSPTQIRSELLRPIEETLGRRRCDDKCAPRTIDLDLLLYDDFVTDGLPHADLPRPFVCVPVRELLDEARDIESGLRARMLALLPPQREASQPGESLYAFTSQLRQMLTS; via the coding sequence ATGCGTGATACCGCCGAGCCATCCATCGCCTTCATCGGTGTCGGCTCGAACGTCGAGCCGGAGCGAAATATCGTGGCGGCCCTGGAACGTCTGCGAGACAAGGCGCACGTGACGGGCTCTTCGCTCTTTTACCGAACCGAACCCATCGGGCGGCCGGACCAACCCTGGTTCATCAACGGCGTCTGGCGGATCGACACGATCTTGAGTCCGACACAGATTCGCAGTGAATTGCTCCGGCCGATCGAGGAGACGCTGGGCCGTCGGCGATGTGACGACAAGTGTGCGCCCCGCACCATCGATCTTGATTTGCTGCTTTACGACGATTTCGTCACAGACGGGTTGCCGCACGCGGACCTGCCGCGTCCCTTCGTGTGCGTTCCCGTGCGCGAATTGCTCGACGAAGCCCGCGATATCGAGTCCGGTTTGCGAGCCAGAATGCTGGCGCTTCTTCCGCCGCAGCGCGAGGCATCGCAGCCGGGAGAGTCGTTGTATGCGTTCACGAGTCAACTGAGACAGATGCTGACCTCATAG
- a CDS encoding DUF5597 domain-containing protein, which translates to MKDKVLPRRATLVLLVAAFQATLAGAAEIPHLVRQGTATQLIVAGEPFVMLAGELHNSSASSMAYMEPMWEKLVALKLNTVLATVTWELVEPAEGQFDFSLVDGLLQGAREHDLKLVLLWFGSWKNGVSSYIPTWVKKDLERFPRAQGKSGNNKLVLSPMHEASWKADARAFAALMRHLRRVDSDERTVIMVQVENEVGLMPESRDHSAAAEAAFRSPVPRELMEYLKENKNALLPEVDELWASTGYRESGTWTQVFGDTVWTDEVFMAWHMARYIGRIAEAGKAEYPLPMYANAWLVQNDREKPGDYPSGGPVSRVMDIWRAAAPAIDFLAPDIYLHDFKAVCASYVRSGNPLMIPEARQGPEAARNVFWAIAEHDAMCFAPFGIEDIDEDHPLIDSYELLYQLMPLIVRHQGTGRMAGVLQERPEEEGTTIRVGDYNANVRYNRQAKGQTDMSYGLILNVGPDEYLVAGNWFQVNFSPATPGPRHAGILQVWEGVYEDGRWVPGRCLNGDETAAHWVVKLPPNTHDLFAGSNRPRILQVTLYRHD; encoded by the coding sequence ATGAAAGACAAAGTGTTGCCAAGACGGGCCACGTTGGTTCTGCTCGTCGCGGCGTTCCAGGCGACGCTCGCCGGGGCGGCGGAAATCCCTCACCTGGTTCGCCAGGGCACGGCGACACAGCTCATCGTCGCCGGCGAGCCCTTCGTCATGCTGGCCGGGGAACTGCACAACTCCAGCGCGTCGAGCATGGCGTATATGGAGCCGATGTGGGAAAAGCTGGTCGCTCTGAAGCTCAACACGGTGTTGGCGACGGTGACGTGGGAACTGGTCGAGCCGGCGGAAGGGCAGTTCGACTTCTCGCTCGTCGATGGTCTTCTCCAAGGCGCTCGCGAGCACGATCTGAAGCTGGTCCTGCTGTGGTTCGGCAGTTGGAAGAACGGCGTCTCCAGCTACATCCCGACGTGGGTGAAGAAGGACCTCGAACGCTTTCCTCGCGCCCAGGGCAAGAGCGGCAACAACAAGCTGGTGCTTTCCCCGATGCACGAGGCGTCGTGGAAGGCGGACGCCCGCGCCTTTGCGGCCCTGATGCGGCACCTTCGCCGGGTCGATTCGGATGAGCGAACGGTCATCATGGTCCAGGTGGAGAACGAGGTCGGGCTGATGCCGGAATCGCGGGACCACAGCGCCGCCGCCGAGGCGGCCTTCCGTTCGCCGGTGCCTCGCGAGCTGATGGAATATCTCAAGGAGAACAAGAACGCGTTGCTCCCCGAAGTCGATGAACTATGGGCCTCGACGGGCTACCGGGAGTCGGGCACGTGGACGCAGGTCTTCGGCGATACCGTCTGGACGGACGAGGTGTTCATGGCCTGGCACATGGCGCGCTACATCGGCAGGATCGCCGAGGCGGGCAAGGCCGAATACCCGCTGCCCATGTATGCCAATGCCTGGCTGGTGCAGAACGATCGGGAGAAGCCGGGCGACTACCCCAGCGGCGGCCCGGTGTCGCGCGTGATGGACATCTGGCGTGCGGCCGCCCCAGCGATCGACTTCCTCGCTCCGGACATCTATCTTCACGACTTCAAGGCGGTCTGCGCCAGTTACGTGCGGTCGGGCAATCCCCTGATGATCCCCGAGGCCCGGCAGGGGCCCGAGGCGGCGCGGAACGTCTTCTGGGCGATCGCCGAGCACGACGCGATGTGCTTCGCGCCGTTCGGTATCGAGGACATCGATGAAGACCATCCGCTGATCGACAGCTATGAGCTTCTTTACCAACTGATGCCGTTGATCGTACGGCACCAGGGAACCGGCCGGATGGCGGGCGTGCTCCAAGAGAGGCCGGAGGAGGAAGGAACGACGATCAGAGTGGGCGACTACAATGCAAACGTTCGGTACAATCGCCAAGCCAAGGGCCAGACGGACATGTCGTATGGCCTGATTCTAAACGTCGGTCCGGATGAGTACCTTGTCGCGGGAAACTGGTTCCAGGTGAACTTCTCGCCGGCCACGCCCGGACCCCGTCACGCCGGCATTCTCCAGGTCTGGGAAGGCGTCTACGAGGATGGCCGATGGGTCCCGGGACGCTGCCTCAATGGCGACGAAACCGCCGCCCACTGGGTGGTCAAGCTGCCACCGAACACCCACGACCTGTTCGCCGGCTCCAACCGGCCGCGCATTCTGCAAGTGACACTATACCGCCACGATTGA
- the folB gene encoding dihydroneopterin aldolase has translation MTDRIGPPLDQIAISDLRFRCIVGVQEEERYEKQDIVAQILLFADLRRAGRSDAIEDTVDYKALKKQILAAAERSQFRLIEALAQSIADICLSHDRVKRAAVTIEKPGALRFARTVSVRIVRDRRDRDA, from the coding sequence ATGACTGATCGGATTGGTCCGCCCCTCGATCAGATTGCGATCAGCGATCTGCGGTTTCGCTGCATCGTGGGCGTGCAGGAGGAGGAACGCTACGAGAAGCAGGATATCGTCGCGCAGATTCTCCTGTTCGCCGACCTTCGCCGCGCCGGGCGCAGCGACGCCATCGAGGACACGGTGGACTACAAGGCCTTGAAGAAGCAGATCCTTGCGGCGGCCGAGCGGTCGCAGTTTCGCCTGATCGAGGCTCTGGCGCAGAGCATCGCGGACATCTGTCTGAGCCACGACCGGGTCAAACGCGCCGCCGTGACCATCGAGAAGCCCGGTGCGTTGCGATTCGCTCGGACGGTCAGCGTGCGCATCGTTAGAGACAGGCGAGACCGCGATGCGTGA
- a CDS encoding SDR family oxidoreductase, which yields MMDNSGTTLAGRTALVTGAARRLGRAIALALAQQGVHVVVHYNRSADEAVATCDEIRRLGVSAWHVQADLADIGQAETLFERAVGEAGPIDILVNSASTFEKETIWETSAQSLEANLRLHATGPLILARALAGQNRGGAIVNMLDTRVTVYDRQHAAYHISKRVLLTLTRMLALELAPAVAVNAVAPGLILPPAGQDESYLKKLAHCNPLNRYGDPGQVADAILFLLRSRFITGQVIYVDGGYHMKGHMYD from the coding sequence ATGATGGACAACTCCGGCACAACTCTGGCGGGCAGGACGGCCTTGGTCACGGGCGCCGCCCGGCGGCTCGGCAGGGCGATCGCGCTGGCCTTGGCGCAGCAGGGCGTCCACGTCGTCGTGCACTACAACCGTTCCGCAGACGAGGCGGTCGCGACGTGCGACGAGATCCGTCGCCTTGGGGTCTCCGCGTGGCACGTTCAGGCCGACCTGGCGGATATCGGGCAGGCCGAGACGCTGTTCGAACGGGCCGTGGGCGAAGCCGGACCGATCGACATCCTCGTCAATAGCGCCTCGACGTTCGAGAAGGAGACGATCTGGGAAACCTCGGCGCAGTCACTTGAAGCCAATCTGCGCCTTCACGCGACGGGGCCGCTGATCCTGGCGCGGGCCCTGGCCGGTCAGAACCGAGGCGGCGCGATCGTCAACATGCTCGACACCCGCGTCACGGTCTACGACCGCCAGCACGCCGCCTATCACATCAGCAAGCGTGTGCTGCTGACGCTCACCCGGATGCTGGCGCTCGAACTGGCCCCGGCGGTGGCCGTCAATGCCGTGGCCCCCGGACTGATCCTGCCGCCGGCCGGGCAGGACGAGAGCTACCTGAAGAAGCTGGCCCACTGCAATCCGCTGAACCGGTACGGCGACCCCGGACAGGTGGCGGATGCGATCCTCTTCTTACTGCGCAGCCGGTTCATCACGGGCCAGGTGATCTACGTCGACGGCGGATATCACATGAAGGGACACATGTATGACTGA